The stretch of DNA TGGCTGCCAAGCGCCCAAATGAGCCCGGCCGCCGCGACGCCCCCCAGGATAGCAAAGGGCGTCGCGTAGCCTAGCTGTTCGGCTGGCATTTCGATGAAAACCATGTCATGAACGCCCCAGCTAGCGGCGACGTTGCGGATTGCCTCTGCATTGAGTGCCGAGACAAGCTGTAACGCGTTGTACACCGCATGGAAGACGACGCACGGGATCAACGAACCGGTACGGACAGCGATAAGTCCCAGCAAGAAGCCTACAGGAGCCGCGGCGAGCGACTGCTGGAGCACCGTGTGGGCGGCGCCGAAGAAGACCGCCGTCATCAGAACGCCGCCCAGGTCGCCAAGCGACTTGCGCAAACCCGAGAGCACAACGCCGCGGAACGCAAGCTCTTCGCAAACCGCCGGCAGCACGGCGAGCAGCAGCACCGTTAGAGCGATTGAAGGCGAGTCCGTGATCCATCGCGAAACCTCGCCCAACTGGGCCTCGACCCCTTCCGGCAAGGGATAGAGCCCCTGGATGCCCGTCTTGAGCCGCTCACTCAGCGGGATCAGGCAGAGGGCAGCGAGGGCGGCGACAGCGATGTCCCGACCGCGAACGGGACCCTTAAGCAGCAGGCTGCGGAGCGGGTCGCGCGTCAGCAACCAAGCCACCGCCAGGGCCGGCGCCAGGATCTGGAGCTGCGAGAGGATGGTTAGGACCGCCAGATAGCCGAAGCCCGATTCGCCCTGGATCGGCGCCGGCATCAGCGGCGTCAGCAAGGACCGCAACAGGAAGATCCCAGCGACGCACGCCATCGCGGCGGCGGCGGAGGGCGTCTCGCCCCGGCGGCGGACCATCGCGGCGAGCTGGGCCTTGGGGCTGAAGCGCTCGCTCTCACGGAACAGCACCGACTCCTGGTTGAACTGCGACACCGCCCACCGCATCGCCAACCAGCAACAGACCGCCGTCACCGCGATCACCGGGGCGAGGTAGAGCGCGGCTTGCGCGACTTGGCCCTCGATCGTCGCCCGCAGCAGCAACACGAGCCCCATTACGGGGACTAGGCTGTTGCCGAGGTTGAGTTCGACGCCCGGCGCCGTGGGCATCAGCATCAGCGGCGTCGCGGCGAGGAACAGCGGCATGAAGTAGTACTGCCCCTCCTTCGTGCTCCGCGCGTACGCCGCGCAAGCGAGCGACAGGGCGCTGAACAGCGCCGACATCGGCAGCACCGCGACCACCAGCCAGAGCATCGCCGACACCGGCGGCGGAGCGAACGCGGCGCCGAGGCCCGCCATTCCGGCCAGCTGACCCATCAGCACCTTGGCCGTCAAAGCGAGGCTCGCCAGGTTCAATAGCGCCGTGAAGATGCTGAAAGTCATCACCGTCAGCAGCTTGCCGCCGACAATCTCGCTGCGCCGCGCGGGGCTCGCCAGCAGCGTCTCGAGCGTGCCGCGTTCCTTCTCGCCAGCACAGAGGTCGATCGCGGGGTAAAACGCCCCGGTGAGCGCCCATAGGAAGACAATGAACGGCAGCAGCTTGGCCCACAGCTGGGCGTTGCGGGATTCCTTCGGCGCCACATCGACCTGGTCGACCGAGAAGGGCTGTGTCGCCGCAATCGGCACGTTGCGGGCCCGCAGGTTGCCGGCGACAACGGCGTCGCTCCAACGCCGCAACAAGCTCGTTACGCGCAGGCCGGCGAGCTGTGACGACTCACGGCTCGAGTTGAACCGGACGGCGGGCTGTGGCGGCGCTACCGCGGCGGCGTCGGTCGTCTCGGCTTCGCGCGAACGCTCGACGCCCTCGGCAAAGTCGTCAGGAAAACAGATCGCGGCGTCGATCTCACCGCCGGCGACCGCCGCCTCGGCCATAGCAAGCCGCTCGCCGGCCGGCGCCGACCGCTCCTCGACTTTCAGCCGCCCGCGTTCTTCTGGGTCGATAAACAGGTCGGCCGCGAATCGGTCCCCGTCCACCAGCGCCGGCAGCCCCTCGACGTCGCGCAGTTCGTCGGCGCCGTAGATGGCGACCTTGCCCGTCGTCTGACGCATGAACTGCGCCAGCTGGAACATGCTGGTCCCCAGCAGCGGGTACATCAGCACCGGCAGCACCGCGACCATGAACAGCGTCCGCCGATCGCGGAACTGATCACGGATCTCACGCTGCCAAATCCAGAGGACGTTGCGCAGATTCATGGAGGGGATGGGGGGATGGTCTATCGCTGTAGTTGTCGCGGGTTTTGTTCAGGCCGCCGATGGAGGGTTTGTCGATTTGGGGAGATGGGGGGATGGCGGTTCGTAACGGGGAGTCCTTCAGCTAAATGAGTAATTCTGTAGGAGGGGTCTCTGACGCCGATTGCGGTCTCTTGGCCATTTCGGCATGGTGCGCGTAATCGGCGTCGGAGACGCCTCCTATAAACAAGCTCCACACCGCGTCGGGCCGCCCCGCCAATCGTCCATCCCCATTATCCCCCCACACCCCCATCATCTCCCTTCCTTTCGATCGCCTCGCGTTCAGCGTTCGAGACGAGGTGGAAGAACAGCTCTTCTAAGTCATCCTCGCCGTGGCGCTCGCGGAGGTCGTCCATCGGGCCGCAGTCGATGATCTTGCCGCGGTACATCACGGCGATGCGGTCGCAGATGCGCTGGACCTCGCTCATGATGTGCGTGGAGAAGACGACGCACTTTCCTTCGTCGCGTAGCTCGGCGACCGCGTCGAGCGACGCCCGCGCGGCAAAGGCGTCGAGACCGTTAGTCGCTTCGTCGAAGACGATCACCGGCGGGTCGTGGACTAGCGCACGGGCGATCGAGGTTTTCTGCTTCATGCCGGTGGACATCTTCGCGCCAAGCGTGTCGCGGAGGTCGTCCATCCGCAGCTTGGTGAATAGCCACTCCATCCGGTCACGCAGCTGCGCCGGCGCGAGGCCGTGCAGGCGGCCGAAGTACTCGACGAACTCCCACGCCGTCATCCGGTCGTAGACGGCCGTGTTCGCCGAGATGAAGCCGATCTGATTGCGGACCAGCTCGGCCTGCTCGACGCAGTCGAAGCCGTTCACCCGGGCGACGCCGGCCGTCGGCTTTAGCAGCGTCGTGAGAATCCGCAGCGCGGTCGTCTTGCCGGCGCCGTTGGGGCCGAGGAGGCCAAAGACCTCGCCCGAGTGCGCCGAGAACGACAGATGATCGACGGCCAGCACTTCGCCGCGCGCCAAGTCATCGTACGCCTTGGTGAGATCGACGACCTCGACCATCGGGCGGCCGAGGGGCGGCGTCTCGGCGTCAACCGTCTCTACGGGGCTCGTCACAGGAGGCATAGGCGACGGGCGGCGCGAAACGGGGACGGTCGTGCGGGTTCTTTCGGTTGGAGGGCGCTAAGCCGCAATCGCCAGTGTTCATGACCGGCCGCTCGCGGCTTAGCGCCCCCTCAGACCTCAACCCTAGCTCACTACCGGAAGCTTCGGCAGTCCCTTGTGGGCGGCTTTGACGGCCCGCATTTCGTGCTCAGGGTCGACCAACTCGTAATGAACGTTCCGCTGCCGGGGGGTGAACCCCAGCTCTTCGATGGCGCCGCGGATGTCGTCGAGGGTGAGGAAGTGAACGGTCCCGGCCTCGGCGACGACGTTCTCCTCGATCATCAGGCTCCCCATGTCGTTGGCGCCGTAGAGCATCGCCATCTGGCCGACCTTGAGCCCCTGCGTCACCCAGCTCGATTGGAGGTTGGCGAAGTTGTCGAGATAGAGCCGCGCGACAGCGTTGGTCTTGAGGTACTCGTGGGCGCCGGCCGGCGGCAGGTGGTCGAGCTGCGTGTTATCACGCTGGAAGGTCCAGCAGATGAACGCGGTGAATCCCTTGTGGCCCGCCGCAAGCGACTCGTCTTGCAGGTCGCGCAACCGGTCGAGGTGTTCGATCCGTTCTTCGAGCGTCTCGACGTGACCGAACATCATCGTCGCGCTGCTGCGGCCGCCGAGCTGGTGCCACTCGCGCATCACGTTCAGCCAGTCGTCCGACAGCACCTTGCCGCGGGTGATCTCTTTACGGACGCGATCGACCAGGATCTCGGCGCCGCCGCCGGGGAGGCTCCCCATGCCGGCCGCCATCAACCGCTCAAGCACTTCGCGAAGCGGCAGCTTGTTGATCTTGGTGAAGTGATGGATCTCCGGCGGGCTGAAGGCGTGCAGGTTGACCTGCGGGAACGCCCGCTTGATCTCGCCGAGCATCGACTCGTACCACTCGAGCTTGTACTCGGGGTGCAGGCCGCCTTGCAGCAGCGTCTGCTCGCCGCCGAGCTCGACCGTCTCTTGCACCTTCTTGAGGATCTCGTCGATCGAGAGGACGTAGCCCTCGTCCGACTTGGGCCCGCGGTAGAACGCGCAGAAGTCGCACACCGCGGTGCAGACGTTCGTGTAGTTGATGTTGCGATCGATGTTGTAGGTGCGGTGCGGCTCGGGATGGAGCCGGCGCGTCACCTCGTCGGCCGCGCGGCCCAACGAGGCGAGGCTCGCTTCCTTGAGGAGTCGCACGCCCTCGTCGCGCGTGAGGCGCTGACCTTCGGCGGCTTTGGCGAGAATCTCTTGGACGCTGATAGCGGCGATCATCGGACGGGCAGTGGTGTTGCAGTCGTGTTGGAGTTCGACGCGTCGGGGAGCAGCCCGGCCTCGCGGCACTGCTGGCGGAACAGCTCGAGGCCACGCCGCTCGCGCGGGCCGAGCGTGAACCGCAGGTTCTGGCGAAGGTAACGCTCGGCGTGCTCGACCGTAAGCCCGAGCGGCGGGCCTTCTTGCTGAGCGATTGCGGAGAAGGCGACGAAGCCGTCGTCCCGCATCGCCTCGAACAACGCCGCGAGCGCCGCGCCGTCCACGTTCGGACGCGCAGCCCACACGGCGAAGACGAACGGCAGGCCCGTGTCGCGGCGCCATTCTTCGGCGAGGTCCCATTCGGCAACGAACTGCTCTCGCAACTCAGCAGCCGGCGTGTGCATCGCGCGGTCGCCAATGAGGAGCACCGCGTCCGCGTCGGAATCGCCAAGCCCGGCGCCGATCGGCAAACGCGAGCGCTGCGGCTCGACGCCGACACGACGCAAGAGCAGGAGGCGACTCAGGGCCGCGCTCGTCCGCGACCCTTCGTCGAGCGCGAGCGTCCTCACCTCGGCGGGCGGGCGACGGAAGTAGACCTTCACGCTGCTCACCGGCCCGTCGGCCGCGACGCAGGCGTCCGAAACAATCCGCCAGTCGGGCGCCGCCAGCGCCTCGAACGCCGGCACCAGGGCCGCGTCGAGCCGCGCCGCCGTGAGCGAATCGGCAAGCCGGCTCGGCAGGTCTTTCAAGAGCCGCACGCCACGAAGCGCCGCCTCCGACTCGGCTAGCCGGCGGGCGTGCTCCTCGAAGCGATGGATCAGCGGCTTCGAGTTCAGGTAGTTCACCGCCCCGACGCGGAGCGGCTCGAACGGCTTCATCGGCGGGGCAGGGGGGGTGAGGGCGAGATCGTTCAGTCGGAAGCGTAACCGCAGCGGACGCGGTCAGTTTAACCCCTGCGCGCGAGCGGCAGAATGCCGCGGACAATCGTCCATCGCGCCAGACCCGCGCCAGATCGCCGAGGATGCGTTCTAACGGGCGATTGCGCCGCCGGTGGACAAACGTACCGATCGCGTCATCGGCTCGAAATTCAAGCCATTGAGCAGCATCGCCGCTCAGCGGTGCGTTTAGCTCGCCACCTCGCTGTATCCTACTTCATTTTGCCGTAGCGTCGATCGCAGAGACGCGGAGGCGCAGAGGATAGGCAGCGAAGACTCACGCCAAGCCGGCAAGGCGCAAAGACAAAGTCGTTGAGAAATGAGCGTAGCCGCAAACGACCGCACAGCAACGCGTTCATTGCGGCTTTGCCTGAGTCTTGAAGGCATCCAACTCTGCGCCTCTGCGTCTCTGCGCGAGACGTCCCCACGTTGCTCCGTGGATCAGAGCGAGGCTAGAAACGCTACGGCCAAGTGAAGCACGCTCTAGGTCGATCCAAGAGCACGCTTTGCCTCAACGCAGCCTTGACCTAGTAGAACTCTAACCGGTTGAATGCCCGCACGCCGCGGTAGAGCGGCACCACCGTGGCGGTTAGCCCGACCGCTACCGCTAGGCCAGCGCCCAGCACGAGCCACAGGTCGAGGTATTTTTCGCTCAAGAACTCCGAGCTGATCGCGCTGGAGTGGGCGATCAATTTGAAATGGCACGGCAGCGCCGTCAACGAGACGATCAGGATGATGTAGACCGCGCTGAGCACGAGGTTGAGCGTGCCGCCGAATCCCGCGGCGATCTTCGAGGGGCTCGACTCGTGGAAGTTGGGCATCATCGCTCCCAAACCCACGGCCAGCGCGGCCAACCCGACACAAAGCAGCACGGTCGTCAGTTGGTGAACGCCCACCACCAATGCTGAGACGTGCAACATCAAGTCGCTGAGCAGGATCAGTAGGGCGCAGGGGAGCCACGACCCGAGCGCGGCGAACACGAACTTGCTCCACACGATGGTGTCGCGGCTCACCGGCATCAGCCCGAGGACCCAAAACCGACGACCCTCGAGGCTGAGCATCGGGTAGATGAACCGTGTCGTGAAGGTCGAAAGGATGAGCCCCACCACCGCTAGGTTGAGGAAGCTGACGAGGTTCACCCAGGTGGCGTGCTCGATGTCGCCGGCGGTGACGCGGAACTGATCGACGTTGAGAAAATACAGCCCCAAAAGGCCGAAGAAGATCAAGAACTGCGACCACTGCACGGGGTCGCGTCGCAACAGGCGCCAGTCCTTCATTAGCAAGAGCCGCACCTGCTGTGGAAAGGGCTGGAGGAACCAAGCGGCGACGCGATCGACCCATGCCGCGCCGGCGCGGCGCGGACGACGCGGACGGCACTCGAGCTGACTGAACCCCGAACGGAAGGTTCGCCTCGCCACGGTCGTGAGGATCAATCGGCCCATCAACGCGTTGGTCACCAGTAGCGCCAGCGATAGGAGGGACCGCACCACCGGCGTGTCTCGCAGCGGCGTGGGCAGCCGCGGCGACGCTTGAGCCGCGTCGATCAAACCGTCGCTGAGCCACGAGCTGGGGAGCCATTCTTCGCGCGTAAAACGAAACTTGCGGATCGTGTCGAGGAAGAACTGGTCCTCGAACAACTCCTTCCGGTCGACGGCGATCGTTTCCCAGATAGCGGCGCCCGCGGCCAACATCGACAGCGTCGCAACGACCAGCACGACCGCTACCCGCACATGAGCAAGCTTGTAGATCAGCAGCAGGCAGCACAACGCGCCGATCACGCAGGGAATGTAAACGAACGACGCGATCAGCGGTGCGATCAGAACGTAGTAGTGCCACGGCGCCCCCACCGAGATGCCGTAGGCGAGCGTCAGCGGGCTGGCGAGCAGGAAGAAGCCCCAACTGCTGAAGAGCGTCGCCTCTTGAAACTTGTGCAGCACGATCCGCTCTTCGCGAGCGGGTGTGGTGAGCAAGAATCGAGTCTCGTCGGAGCTGAAGAGGCCGCCGTAGAGGATGATGCCCGACGAGAAAACGAGCATCACGTTGAGCGACGCGAAGAACAGGTGGAACACGAACTCCACCGTCTTGGCGTGGTAGACCTCGCCGGGGCGGGCGATATTCTCACGCAGGAAGTCGAAGCCGACGTAAAACAGCGCAAACAGCCCGCACCAGAAGAAGATACTCAGCCCCACGACCAGCAGCGTCCGCAGGCGAGCCGTCGCCATCAGCTGTCGCAAGTGAGCGACCGTCTCCGTCGCGCGGATGCGGCGGAACAGGGCCGCTTCGACCCGTGGGTCGATCTCGTTTCCGGCTGGATTTGCGGACAGCCTCGCGTTGCTCCCAGCGGGGTTGTTCATTCGGTCCCATCGAGCATGGAAGGGGGTTCGACCTGATGCGTGGCCTCTTCCTCCGCGGTGACGCCGCCGACGTTCTCGCCAACAATCGATAAGTAGAGCGATTCGAGAGATTGCCCTTCGGCGTGATACTTGTGCCGCAGCTCCTCGACCGTCCCCAAGAAGATCAGTTTGCCCTGCTGCATCACGCCGATGCGATCGGCGATCTCCTCCGCCGCGGCGAGGGTGTGGGTCGACATGAAGATGCTCGTGCCCGACGCAGTGCGTTCGCGAAGCAGGTCCTTCACGAGGCGGATGCTATGCGGGTCGAGCCCCACTAGCGGCTCATCGACAATCAACACCGGTGGGTCGTGCAGCAGGGCGGCGGCGAACACCGTCCGCTGCTTCATGCCGTGCGAATAGCTCTCGGCAAGCTCGTCGGCAAACCGGCCGAGACCGAAGCGCTCGATCTCGCGATCGATCGCCGCGGCCGCCTCACGGCGCGACATGCCGTGCATCTCGGCGACAAAGCTGAGGAACTCGCGTCCTGAAAGCTTGTCGTAGAGGTAGGGCTCGTCGGGGACGTAGCCGATACGGCTGGTGGCTTCGCGGACTTGTGAGACCGTGTCGAAACCGTCGATGAGGACGCGACCGGAGGCCGGCCTGAGCAGGCCGACCATCATCTTGATCGTGGTCGTCTTACCGGCGCCGTTGTGGCCCAAGAGGGCGAACAGCTCTCCCGACTCGATCCGTAGATCGAGACCCCGCACCGCGAGCGTGTCGCCGTAGCTGCGAGAGACGCCTTCGAACTGGATCATCGACTGTCGGCCGCTATCGGTTGAGGGCCGCGTTGACGCCCAAGGAGGCTGGTACGGAAATTGGCGGCGCCCCATCGGCTTGGAGACGCCCCTCGGCGTCCGGCGCGGCCGCGACCGACGACGGCGCCACCGTGGCGTACTTCTCCAACTCCAACAGCGACGCGAGTTCGGCTGACGTTTCATCCGACTCGCGGTGGAACGTGATCTTGCTGCCGAGGAAGTGCGTCTCCTGTTTAAGGATGCGGCCATCGGTCGCGACAAACAAGTCCGCCCGCAGGCGGCCCTCGTCGGTGCTGCCGGTCACTTCCGACGAGCGGAACTGCACACGCCATACGTCGGTGCTAACGCCGTTGTAGGTCAGTCGCAGGGGCTCGGTCACTTCGGCGATGATTAGCTCGGTGGGCTCACTAGGCGACCCAAAAGGGCTGTAGACCTCTTGCACCCAACGCCGGCCTTCGTAGAGCGGCAGCAACCGGCCGCTGGGCGTGACGTCGCCGCCGAGGACACTATTGCCTGGCCAAGGGTGGTCGTAACGCTTCGTGAGATCGCCGACACGGATCGTCAGCTTCATCATCTTGTCGAGGACGCGCCCGCGGATGTCGATCGGCACCTCGGGGCGGGTCAATTGCAGTTTCGAATGGAACGACGAGAGCTCGTCCAATCCGTCGTAGACGGTGGTCGTCCGCATGGTGAGCGAGATATTGCGGAGCGTCTTGAGCATCGGCGCCAGCCAGACCGGGGCGCCGGGAGGGGCCTCGATGTGATCGAGCTTCATCAGGCTATGGACTTCCTTGACGCCCCCTTCACCAGGCACCGCCTGGAGCACGGCGAGGCCGCAGCCTTTGCCGCCGATTTCGATTCGCCAGGCAACGGGCTCGACCTGATTCGTCGGCCGGGTCGCGGGGGCGTCCCCTCGATAGAAGGGCGGTAAGATCCGGTCGGTGACGAGCCAACTCATGGCGGCTAGCCAACCAACGATCACCACACCCGTGTAAAGCCGATTCCCTACCACCCCGGAAATCTCCGTAGAAAGCCGCAATCTAGGCCGACTGGAAGAAGCAGTCCGACGCCGCAACAGCCCCTCTTAGTTCCTTATAAACCAGCGAGCGGAGCGCACGTGCCCAGGAAAGCTGCCAGGAAGGAAGATTTCCCCGGAACCTCGCCGCCCGTTCGGTGATCCTACCCGGTAAGCCCCGCGACTGCGACCCGAACCCCCTCTTCAGGGGGTGGGCAGTGTGGTCTACCACATCTCGCAGTTCTGTTGGACGCCGGGGCCCAGATTGCGTAAACTGTTACCCTCAGGCTTTTCTTCCCCGAGTTACATGGAGGCTACTGCGATGCCAGGCTCGGTCTTTTACGTACAGCCTTGTCCCGCCTGCGGCCGTAATCTGCAGGTCCGTGTCGACTACCTAGGCAAAGGGATTGCCTGTCAGCATTGCAACGCAAGCTTCGTAGCGCAGCAGGCAACGCGTGCGCCGCGGGCTTCGGAATCGGGTCTCGCGCTGCTGGACCGCGCCGACGAACTGCTGCGCGCCGTTGAACGGCGTCGGCAAGAGATGGCCGCGGCGAATGCGGGTCGGTAATCAGGGACTAATTTTGGGTTTGGACCGATCCGCTACCTGACGGGCCCGGCTGGAACGCGCCCTGCTGATTGCTTGGGTTAATCACTGCTGCACAGCGCGTGCTAAGTCCTCGAAATAGTTCGGGTAAGTCTTGGCGGTGCAGCTGGGATTTGCGATGCGGACACCCTGTTGCTTGAGGCCTACGAGCGCGAGGCTCATCGCCATGCGGTGGTCGTCGTAGGTCTCGACCAGGGCGGGCCGCAGTTCGCCCGGTGTGATCACGAGCCCGTCGGGCTTCTCTTCGACCGACGCGCCGAGACGGCGCAGCTCGGTCGCGAGGTCGGCGATGCGGTCGGTCTCCTTGTGACGGTTGTGGGCGACGCCGGTCACTTCGGTTGGCCCGTCGGCAAACAGCGCGACCGCGGCGAGCGTCTGCACCGTGTCGCTGATGGCGTTCATATCGAGGGTGGCGCCGCGGAGCTTTTCGCCCGGCGCGGGGCCGATCACTTTGATCCCTTCGGCAAGAGGTTTGACGCGACAGCCCATCTTCTCGAGGCAATCGACGAACGCCACGTCGCCTTGCAACGCGTTGCGGGTGAGGCCATCGACCGTGACCTCACCGCCGCAAATCGCCGCGGCGGCCCAGAAGTAGCTCGCGGCGGAGGCATCGGGCTCGATGGCGTAGTCGCGCGGCTGATAGCTGCCAACCGGCTCGATCTCGAAGCGCGAGAGGTCGTCGGGCGCCGAGACCTCGACGCCAAACGACCGCATGACTTCGAGAGTCATCGCTACGTAGGGCTTGCTGACGAGTTCGCCCTCGATCTCGAGCGTCACCGGGCCGTCGGCGCAGGGACACGCCATCAGCAGACCGCTGAGGAACTGGCTCGAGATGTCGCCGCGCACCATCGCCGCGCCGCCCGGCAGGCCGTTGGCGTGGACATCGACGGGGGGGCAACCGCCGGGTGATTCGCAGCGCACTGTCGCGCCGAGCGCGTTGAGGGCTTTAACAAGGTCTCCGATCGGCCGCTCGCGCATCCGCGGCACGCCATCGAGCCGGAAGGCGCCGTGGCCGAGGGTCACCATCGCCGTGAGGAACCGCACCGTGGTGCCGCTGTTGCCGATGAAGAGGTCGGCTTCGATCGCCGGGATCTGACCCCCCGCGCCGGCGACTCGGAGCGTCGTCCCGTTGTCGGCGACATCGATCGGAATACCCAAGCGACCGAGCCCCTCGATCATCACATGCGTGTCATCGCTCACCAGCGCGCCGCTGAGCGTTGATTCGCCGTCCGCCAGCGCCGCGCACACCAACGCGCGGTTGGTAAGGCTCTTCGACCCCGGCGGCCGCACTGACGCGTTCAGCGGGCCGGCGACTGGCGTGATCTCGATCGAATCGGTGGACATGCAGGGAAGTCAATCAGGATTTGCAGGATCGACAGGATCAGGAACCTATTCGATAGATCCCGGCGACCCTGTCGAAGAAACTCAGGCGAGCCCCCGATGTTAATCGGGGGTGGAACCCGGAGACGGCGTGCCAGCTTCATTCAGCTTTCGACGTCGGCGTCTTTTCCTCAGCGGGCTTCGCTTCAGCCGGCTTCGTCTCCGCCTCCGGCTTTACCTCAGGGGCCTCCGGCTTCGCAGCGTCCTTCTTCTTCGGCGTCAGCACCAGCCGCACCTCGGTCCCCAACTCGGGGATGCGCTCCGTGAAAGGCTCGAACCACAGCTCGTTGTTGCTCGCGCTGCTCGGCGCGGGCACGTCGAGCATCGCGGAGCCGAAGTTCGAGACGCAAATGAAGTCGCCCGCGTCGGCTAGGTAGTGCTGCTTGCCCGAATCGGGGTCGGTCCAGAAGCCGCTGCCGGCGAAGACGAACGGGAGGTCCATCGCTTTCTTGGTGTCGGCGTTGCGGACCCAGTCCTGAGCGCGGGCCTTTTGGGGCTTGCCGTCGGCGGTCCACTCGATGCTGACCTCGATCTCCGTCCCGGTGGGCGGCTTGTACTCGGGCTGAAAGCGGACGGGCGTCCCCTCCTCGGCTCCAACCAGCAGCAGCCCCGTGTGGACAAGGTAGGCCTTCGTGTCGACCGCGACGACCGACTCGTGCTCCTTGGTCCCCGCGGGGCAGGCGAACATCTCCAGCACGCCCTCCCGCAGCACGACCTTGCCGTCAACCATCACACAGGTGCGGGCCTCGTCGATCCAGACGGGCGACTTGGGATCGAGCCGTTTGGCGTTCTC from Botrimarina mediterranea encodes:
- a CDS encoding YdjY domain-containing protein, with translation MCLAVGISPAWALEPPENAKRLDPKSPVWIDEARTCVMVDGKVVLREGVLEMFACPAGTKEHESVVAVDTKAYLVHTGLLLVGAEEGTPVRFQPEYKPPTGTEIEVSIEWTADGKPQKARAQDWVRNADTKKAMDLPFVFAGSGFWTDPDSGKQHYLADAGDFICVSNFGSAMLDVPAPSSASNNELWFEPFTERIPELGTEVRLVLTPKKKDAAKPEAPEVKPEAETKPAEAKPAEEKTPTSKAE